The following are from one region of the Quercus robur chromosome 1, dhQueRobu3.1, whole genome shotgun sequence genome:
- the LOC126712728 gene encoding uncharacterized protein LOC126712728, giving the protein MPQVESYDGSKDPLDHLESFKTLMHLQGVADEIMYKAFPTTLKGPARVWFSKLTPNSISTFKELSTQFALHFIGGHRYKKSTTCLISIKQREDETLRPCKACFNKEALSIDEADNKVLVAAFTNGLQKGKFLFSLYKNDPKTMSDVLYKATKYMNAENALLACKEKPKKRERLEEARQERGRKIARTGDRREDR; this is encoded by the coding sequence ATGCCACAGGTGGAAAGCTACGATGGATCTAAGGACCCCCTAGATCACTTAGAGTCTttcaagaccctaatgcacctgCAAGGAGTGGCAGACGAGATCATGTACAAGGCCTTCCCCACTACGTTGAAGGGCCCCGCAAGAGTTTGGTTCAGCAAGTTGACACCCAACTCCATTAGTACCTTTAAGGAGTTGAGCACCCAATTTGCCTTACACTTTATCGGGGGACataggtataagaagtccactACATGTCTGATAAGTATTAAGCAACGGGAGGATGAGACCCTGAGGCCTTGCAAAGCCTGCTTTAACAAAGAGGCCCTCTCAATCGATGAAGCTGACAACAAGGTACTTGTGGCCGCATTCACGAATGGGCTGCAAAAgggtaagtttttattttctttatacaaAAATGACCCAAAGACTATGTCAGATGTACTTTACAAGGCTACTaagtacatgaatgcagaaAATGCCCTGTTGGCTTGCAAAGAGAAAcctaagaagagagaaagactgGAGGAAGCACGACAAGAAAGGGGGCGAAAGATTGCCAGGACAGGAGATAGAAGGGAAGATAGATGA
- the LOC126712737 gene encoding uncharacterized protein LOC126712737, which translates to MVRLDFPTTNNEAEYETLVAGLDLTKAVGAANMVVYSDSQVVTRQVNGNYNYKNEWMKKYLEQVKNRLKFLVVGIDYFTKWVEAEALTTITKKNMQSFVWKNIVYRYGIPRVLVSDNEKQFDNNAFRDFFSQLGIKNHYSSLAHPQANGQVKVTNRSLLKIIKTRLEGEKGIWLEELPSHMGV; encoded by the exons ATGGTCCGTCTTGATTTTCCTACGACCAATAACGAGGCAGAGTACGAAACTTTGGTAGCAGGACTAGATCTCACCAAAGCGGTAGGAGCTGCAAATATGGTTGTGTACTCCGATTCCCAGGTAGTAACTAGACAAGTTAATGGCAACTATAACTACAAGAACGAAtggatgaagaagtaccttgaGCAAGTGAAGAATCGA TTGAAATTTCTGGTGGTCGGTATAGACTACTTtaccaagtgggtggaagccGAAGCACTGACCACCATCAcgaagaaaaatatgcaaagctTCGTATGGAAGAACATCGTCTACAGGTATGGTATACCTAGAGTACTGGTCTCAGACAACGAGAAGCAATTCGACAACAACGCATTCAGAGACTTTTTCTCACAActagggatcaagaatcactactcatCTCTTGCCCACCCTCAAGCCAATGGACAAGTTAaggtcacgaaccgatccttgctcaaaatcatcaagacccGACTCGAGGGGGAAAAGGGTATATGGCTAGAGGAATTGCCAAGTCATATGGGCGTATAG
- the LOC126690979 gene encoding protein FAR-RED IMPAIRED RESPONSE 1-like, with the protein MDPELAVDIQNGLGDNSTDIELELGNDGAMIASSFEEVSCLGQNDEMTHESSRGGGTVVEGDEPYVGQEFESEEAAHAFYSAYSMRFGFITRINYLSRSKLDGSVIGRTIVCNKEGYRKAYRCDINKKNIKPRTPTRVGCKAMLSVRKLSTGKWVVTKFVKEHTHALTAVNSQNCSIINQIPNENMKIQELTQQLLLERERSASLRKTIDLLFNHIEEHTQDLSKTVQYIADKWSLYSLTNSPKTNEIRLMEVQYVVKQCCHSRHKHVLSRFSKKKKKKSMCSAFKDFNDQISEKAYEPL; encoded by the exons A TGGATCCTGAACTTGCTGTGGACATTCAAAATGGTTTAGGAGATAATTCAACTGATATTGAGCTTGAACTTGGTAATGATGGCGCAATGATAGCAAGTTCATTTGAAGAGGTTTCTTGTCTTGGACAAAATGATGAAATGACTCATGAATCTTCTAGGGGGGGAGGAACTGTAGTTGAAGGAGATGAACCATATGTGGGTCAGGAATTTGAGTCCGAAGAAGCAGCACATGCTTTTTACAGTGCGTACAGCATGCGTTTTGGTTTCATAACTCGGATAAACTATCTATCTCGCTCTAAACTTGATGGATCTGTCATTGGTCGAACAATTGTTTGTAACAAAGAGGGTTATAGAAAAGCTTATAGGTGTGAtattaataagaaaaacattaaGCCACGGACTCCCACTAGGGTGGGTTGCAAGGCAATGCTTTCGGTAAGAAAACTAAGTACTGGAAAATGGGTTGTCACAAAGTTTGTGAAGGAGCACACTCATGCGTTGACTGCAGTGAACTCTCAAAACTGTTCAATTATAAATCAAATTCCG AATGAAAACATGAAGATTCAAGAATTAACTCAACAGCTGCTCCTTGAGAGAGAGCGTTCTGCTTCACTTAGAAAAACTATAGACCTTCTGTTCAATCACATTGAAGAGCATACACAAGATCTGTCAAAAACGGTCCAGTATATAGCTGACAAG TGGTCACTTTATAGTCTCACCAACTCTCCAAAAACAAATGAGATTAGGCTCATGGAAGTGCAGTATGTTGTGAAACAGTGCTGTCATTCAAGACACAAGCATGTGCTCAgccgtttctcaaaaaagaaaaagaaaaaaagcatgTGCTCAGCCTTCAAGGATTTTAATGATCAAATATCAGAAAAGGCCTATGAACCTCTTTGA